One genomic region from Torulaspora delbrueckii CBS 1146 chromosome 4, complete genome encodes:
- the CSG2 gene encoding mannosylinositol phosphorylceramide synthase regulatory subunit (similar to Saccharomyces cerevisiae CSG2 (YBR036C); ancestral locus Anc_3.227), producing the protein MDTRIYWFTAVAGYIIQTKCFSYLQTRDKHDNISDDNVHRGLMVVLAFMYFASLLLLSPVARFFDKAKETKRKRNSTAPLTLSSSSSDLELQTLTEEEPVAPVAPVAVIRDNKIDSSQGISLTYCAKLLTLSILLLIPIMSYIMALSMSPGFDVALIQNTSVFEITSLLYGVCGFTKRKKVVSKFMVMMIALLGILIVSYTKATCDLLAGKLSINEKTGELNDPYLFDRLKSSLLCGLGALTMGPFAVFWNRWFNKRSQNVSLSQQCSHLSMIGIICMVMLLPFFPSMMNTISAIYKDQQFWFFSLVSVFLGTWLHAVSLLQVNRKTSPEYSTTINLGTIIFMGISDWICEPGQTTIVRWEVIGYIMLSVCCIMLSVSYYDKKRITIHP; encoded by the coding sequence ATGGATACGAGGATATACTGGTTCACCGCTGTGGCAGGCTATATTATACAAACGAAATGTTTCTCATATTTGCAAACTAGAGACAAACACGACAATATCAGTGATGACAATGTTCATAGGGGACTAATGGTTGTTCTGGCATTTATGTATTTTGCGTCATTGTTGTTACTATCTCCTGTGGCTCGTTTCTTCGATAAGGCTAAAGAGACTAAGAGAAAGAGGAATTCTACTGCACCTTTGACcctatcatcttcttcttcggaCTTGGAATTACAAACTCtgactgaagaagagccagTTGCGCCAGTTGCGCCAGTAGCTGTGATTCGCGATAATAAGATTGATAGTTCTCAGGGGATCTCGCTGACATACTGTGCTAAATTACTGACGCTTTCcattttgttgttgatcCCAATCATGAGTTACATTATGGCATTGTCGATGTCGCCAGGGTTTGATGTCgctttgattcaaaatACTTCTGTTTTCGAAATCACCTCGTTGTTGTATGGAGTCTGTGGCTTCaccaagaggaagaaagtggTCAGTAAATTcatggtgatgatgattgCACTTCTCGGCATCCTCATCGTCTCCTACACGAAAGCTACATGCGATTTGCTTGCGGGGAAACTATCCATTAATGAAAAAACCGGCGAGTTGAATGACCCTTATCTCTTTGACAGATTGAAGAGTTCTTTGCTTTGCGGACTGGGCGCATTGACTATGGGGCCCTTTGCAGTGTTTTGGAACCGGTGGTTTAACAAGAGATCTCAAAACGTATCTCTGAGTCAGCAGTGCTCGCACCTTTCGATGATCGGTATAATCTGTATGGTCATGCTCTTGCCCTTTTTCCCCTCGATGATGAACACCATTTCGGCAATTTACAAGGACCAGCAGTTTTGGTTCTTCTCCTTGGTATCAGTGTTTTTGGGTACATGGCTTCATGCCGTGTCCCTCTTACAGGTCAACCGTAAGACCTCACCGGAGTACTCTACCACGATTAACCTGGGTactatcatcttcatggGAATTTCGGATTGGATCTGCGAGCCTGGTCAAACCACCATCGTCAGATGGGAAGTCATAGGATACATCATGCTCAGTGTTTGCTGCATAATGCTTTCAGTTTCCTACTATGATAAGAAAAGAATAACTATACATCCATGA
- the OLA1 gene encoding Obg-like ATPase (similar to Saccharomyces cerevisiae OLA1 (YBR025C); ancestral locus Anc_3.226): MPPKKQVEEKKILLGRPGNNLKAGIVGLANVGKSTFFQAITKSPLGNPANYPFATIDPEEARVIVPSSRFDELCQIYKPASEVPAHLTVYDIAGLTKGASAGEGLGNAFLSHIRAVDSIYQVVRCFDDAEIIHIEGDVDPVRDLEIINEELRLKDIEFCEKALENSLKIAKRGGQSLEVKQEKEKAALIERITKLLQEGQRVANQTWTPKEVEAINSMFLLTAKPCIYLINLSERDYARKKNKHLLRIKEWVDKYSPGDLIIPFSVSLEEKLSTMSEEEQAEELKTLQTTSALPKIVTTMRQKLDLISFFTCGPDEVREWTIRKGTKAPQAAGVIHNDLMNTFILAQVMKYEDVIEYKDDAAIKSAGKLLQKGKDYVVEDGDIIYFRAGAGKN; the protein is encoded by the coding sequence ATGCCTCCAAAGAAGCaggttgaagagaaaaaaattcTATTGGGTCGTCCCGGtaacaatttgaaagcagGTATCGTTGGTCTAGCTAACGTTGGTAAATCTACCTTTTTCCAAGCTATTACCAAATCTCCCCTAGGTAATCCTGCCAATTACCCTTTTGCTACCATTGACCCTGAAGAAGCTCGTGTTATAGTGCCATCTTCTCGTTTCGATGAGTTGTGCCAAATTTACAAGCCTGCATCTGAAGTGCCAGCTCATTTGACGGTTTATGATATTGCCGGTTTGACTAAAGGTGCTTCTGCCGGTGAAGGTTTAGGTAACGCTTTCTTGTCGCATATTAGAGCAGTCGATTCCATCTACCAAGTTGTTCGTTGTTTCGATGATGCAGAAATTATTCACATTGAAGGTGATGTCGATCCAGTCCGTGATTTAGAGATTATCAACGAAGAATTGAGATTGAAGGATATTGAATTCTGTGAAAAAGCTTTGGagaattctttgaagatcgcCAAGAGAGGTGGTCAATCTCTAGAAGTTAAGCaagaaaaggaaaaagCTGCTTTGATTGAAAGAATTACCAAGTTACTACAGGAAGGTCAAAGAGTGGCTAACCAAACATGGACTCCAAAGGAAGTTGAGGCCATTAACTCCATGTTCTTATTGACCGCAAAGCCTTGTATATACTTGATCAACTTGTCTGAGAGAGACTACGccagaaagaagaacaagcacCTATTGAGAATCAAGGAATGGGTAGATAAGTACTCTCCAGGTGATTTAATCATCCCATTCAGTGTCTCCctagaagaaaaattgTCTACTATGTCCGAGGAAGAACAGGCtgaggaattgaagacTTTGCAAACTACTTCTGCTTTGCCAAAGATCGTTACTACCATGAGACAAAAATTGGACTTGATCTCGTTCTTCACCTGTGGTCCTGATGAAGTTCGCGAGTGGACTATTAGAAAGGGTACCAAGGCTCCACAAGCCGCTGGTGTTATCCATAACGATCTAATGAACACTTTCATCTTGGCTCAAGTTATGAAATATGAGGACGTTATTGAATACAAGGATGACGCCGCTATCAAATCCGCTGGTAAATTGCTACAAAAGGGTAAGGATTACGTGGTGGAAGATGGTGATATCATCTACTTCAGAGCAGGTGCCGGTAAGAACTAA
- the TDEL0D03990 gene encoding SCO family protein (similar to Saccharomyces cerevisiae SCO2 (YBR024W) and SCO1 (YBR037C); ancestral locus Anc_3.225): MLRTRFFRGASPLLRSGVVRGPVCCRTVGQSFRFLSVTSNVNQQIEDSVKSKKKPLSRLPIGGSEQSSSQRVASDSIEFTTWKAAALFVVVGGTLYYFFSKEKKRLEAEKEAEANRGYGRPVVGGPFNLINDDGEPFTEKNLVGKWSILYFGFTHCPDICPDELDKLGLWLNSLKKNHGIEMQPIFVTCDPARDSPAVLKQYLKDFHPDIVGLTGTYDQVKSACKQYRVYFSTPPDVKPGQDYLVDHSIFFYLMDPEGQFVEAMGRNYDEKSGVDKIIEHVKTFVPREEREKRKGKWYSFLFE; encoded by the coding sequence ATGCTGAGAACACGTTTTTTTAGAGGCGCATCGCCATTGTTGAGAAGTGGTGTTGTTAGAGGACCCGTTTGCTGCAGGACGGTGGGTCAGTCCTTTAGGTTTCTGTCTGTGACTTCGAACGTTAACCAACAGATAGAGGATAGTGTGAAATCTAAAAAGAAGCCTTTGAGTAGGTTACCAATTGGAGGAAGTGAGCAGTCTAGTTCGCAGAGGGTAGCGAGCGATTCAATCGAGTTTACCACTTGGAAAGCTGCAGCTTTGTTTGTGGTTGTAGGAGGTACATTATACTATTTCTTCTCGAAGGAGAAAAAAAGGTTGGAagcagagaaagaagcagaggCTAATAGAGGGTATGGCCGTCCCGTTGTTGGTGGCCCATTCAATCTGattaatgatgatggagaACCTTTCACTGAGAAAAATTTGGTAGGTAAATGGAGTATCTTGTATTTCGGATTCACTCATTGTCCTGATATTTGTCCCGATGAGTTAGACAAATTAGGATTGTGGCTTAactcattgaagaaaaatcatGGGATTGAAATGCAGCCAATCTTTGTCACTTGCGACCCTGCAAGAGATTCACCGGCAGTATTGAAGCAATATTTGAAGGATTTCCATCCAGATATTGTTGGTTTAACTGGTACTTATGATCAGGTTAAAAGTGCTTGTAAACAGTACAGAGTTTATTTTTCCACACCACCGGATGTGAAACCGGGACAAGATTACTTGGTAGACCATTCGATTTTCTTTTACTTGATGGACCCTGAGGGCCAATTTGTGGAAGCTATGGGTAGAAACTACGATGAAAAGAGTGGTGTCGATAAGATCATCGAGCATGTCAAGACTTTTGTCCCACGCGAAGAACGTGAGAAGAGGAAGGGCAAGTGGTACTCGTTTTTATTTGAGTAG
- the CHS2 gene encoding chitin synthase CHS2 (similar to Saccharomyces cerevisiae CHS2 (YBR038W); ancestral locus Anc_3.224), whose amino-acid sequence MTRNPFMVEPLSGSPVRGAVPQLSRFHTNNSGRSEGTDFIMDDVEEDYDHSKRFQGLPQSPSKAAIRYSPDRRHRTQFYRDSAHNSPVAERFRSPQRPANPIFQVNDYDVDTDNIISSYQTHPKQQTTIPTTRTGNLFGGRNYSQNSKYTVSTASTVSRSSMEDEKKARYSFESLDDQSTIYSDNFAETKFELNHPVRKDYVRRANSESRRRPVLNNPNLAKAILKLDNPIPRGLLDTLPRRDSPEFTEMRYTACTVEADEFLEEGYTLRFAEMNRECQIVICITMYNEDKFALARTINSIMKNVAHLCSRKRSQVWGPDGWKKVSVILVSDGRTKVNQGALDYLAALGVYQEDMAKASVNGDPVKAHIFELTTQVSINSNLDYVSQDIVPVQMVFCLKEENKKKINSHRWLFNAFCPVLQPNVVTLIDVGTRLNHTAIYHLWKVFDMDSNVAGAAGQIKTMKGKWGMKLFNPLVASQNFEYKISNILDKPLESVFGYISVLPGALSAYRYRALQNHEDGSGPLNSYFLGETQEGRDHDVFTANMYLAEDRILCWELVAKRNAKWVLKYVKEATGETDVPEDVPEFISQRRRWLNGAMFAALYAQLHFYQIWKTKHSVTRKIFLHVEFFYQFVQMLFSWFAISNFVLTFYYLAGSMNHVIKNGNAIFIFFKYLIFCDLASLFIISMGNRPHGAKHLFIASMIILTICAAYALICGFVFAIKALEDKAESNSVFNNIIISLLSTYGVYTFSSIMYLDPWHMVTSSIQYFLTLPAFTCTLQVFAFCNTHDVSWGTKGSTQSSKPLSKAIVVQGPDGKQIVETDWPQEVDKKFTEIKSRLKEVEFEETVVDESQKRNDYYRDIRTRIVMIWMLSNLIFIMSITQVYKPENVNNGYLIFILWSVAALAVFRCTGSMAFLSMKYLRMIVSYKNKAEGSGSYGFPKSNIFRRTG is encoded by the coding sequence ATGACGAGAAATCCGTTTATGGTGGAACCTCTGAGTGGTTCACCAGTGAGAGGTGCTGTTCCACAATTGAGTAGGTTCCATACCAATAATAGTGGTAGATCCGAGGGTACGGATTTCATAATGGACGATGTTGAGGAGGACTATGATCATTCTAAGAGGTTCCAAGGATTACCGCAATCACCTTCTAAGGCTGCAATTAGATACTCTCCAGATCGTCGTCATAGAACTCAATTTTACCGTGATAGTGCTCATAATTCACCGGTTGCAGAGAGGTTTAGATCACCTCAAAGACCTGCCAACCCGATTTTTCAGGTTAATGACTATGATGTAGATACCGATAATATCATCAGCAGTTACCAGACGCACCCAAAGCAGCAAACTACGATACCCACAACACGCACTGGTAATTTGTTTGGCGGTAGGAATTATTCACAAAACTCCAAGTATACGGTTTCAACGGCCTCTACTGTGAGTAGATCGTCGATggaagatgagaagaaagctcGTTATTCGTTTGAGAGCCTAGACGATCAATCTACCATTTATTCTGATAATTTCGCAGAGACCAAGTTCGAGTTAAATCATCCAGTGCGTAAGGATTATGTTAGACGTGCTAATTCTGAGAGTAGAAGAAGGCCAGTGTTGAATAATCCGAATTTAGCCAAGGcaatcttgaaattagaTAATCCAATTCCAAGAGGATTGTTGGATACTTTGCCCAGAAGAGATTCACCAGAGTTCACGGAGATGAGATATACGGCTTGTACCGTCGAAGCagatgaatttttggaagaaggtTATACTCTGAGATTTGCAGAGATGAATAGAGAGTGTCAAATTGTCATCTGCATAACAATGTACAATGAGGATAAATTCGCATTGGCAAGAACGATAAATTCCATCATGAAAAATGTCGCTCATCTCTGTAGCCGTAAACGTTCTCAGGTTTGGGGCCCTGATGGTTGGAAAAAGGTTTCTGTTATACTGGTAAGTGATGGTAGAACTAAGGTGAATCAAGGTGCGCTAGATTACTTGGCGGCTCTAGGTgtttatcaagaagatATGGCCAAGGCTTCGGTTAACGGTGACCCTGTAAAGGCTCACATCTTCGAATTGACCACTCAGGTATCGATAAATTCCAATTTGGACTATGTTTCCCAGGACATCGTTCCCGTGCAAATGGTCTTCTGTctaaaagaagaaaacaagaaaaagatcaactcACACCGCTGGCTATTCAATGCGTTTTGTCCCGTTTTGCAACCTAATGTGGTGACTTTGATTGATGTTGGTACACGTTTGAACCACACAGCTATATATCATCTGTGGAAGGTCTTCGATATGGATTCCAATGTTGCTGGAGCTGCTGGTCAGATCAAGACGATGAAGGGTAAGTGGGGAATGAAGTTATTCAATCCGCTGGTGGCTTCCCAAAATTTCGAGTACAAGATCTCCAACATCTTGGACAAACCGCTGGAAAGCGTTTTCGGCTATATTTCAGTGCTACCAGGTGCCTTGTCTGCCTATAGATATAGagctttgcaaaatcatGAAGATGGTAGTGGTCCACTAAACTCATACTTCTTGGGAGAAACGCAAGAAGGTAGAGATCATGATGTTTTCACCGCAAATATGTATCTTGCTGAGGACAGAATACTGTGTTGGGAATTGGTCGCAAAGAGAAATGCTAAGTGGGTTTTAAAATACGTGAAGGAAGCTACTGGTGAAACAGATGTTCCAGAAGACGTGCCCGAATTTATTTCACAAAGAAGACGTTGGTTGAACGGTGCGATGTTCGCAGCATTGTACGCTCAGTTGCATTTCTACCAAATTTGGAAGACGAAACACTCGGTGACTCGTAAGATATTTTTGCACGTTGAGTTCTTCTATCAATTTGTGCAAATGCTATTTTCCTGGTTCGCTATTTCAAATTTCGTTTTGACCTTTTACTATTTGGCTGGATCCATGAATCATGTTATCAAAAATGGTAATgccatcttcatctttttcaaatatttgatattttgTGACTTGGCCAGTTTATTCATTATCTCGATGGGTAATAGACCACATGGTGCTAAGCATCTTTTCATAGCCTCCATGATCATTTTGACAATCTGTGCTGCTTATGCGCTAATTTGCGGGTTTGTCTTTGCAATCAAGGCATTAGAAGATAAAGCAGAATCTAATTCtgtcttcaacaacatcatAATTTCGTTGCTCTCCACATATGGTGTTTACACGTTTTCCTCTATCATGTATCTGGATCCTTGGCATATGGTCACGTCGTCCATTCAATACTTTCTCACATTGCCAGCGTTTACATGCACGTTACAAGTTTTTGCATTTTGTAATACACATGATGTTTCCTGGGGTACGAAGGGCTCAACTCAAAGCTCAAAGCCACTTTCCAAAGCCATTGTTGTCCAGGGACCTGATGGTAAGCAAATTGTGGAGACTGACTGGCCTCAGGAGGTTGACAAGAAGTTCACTGAAATTAAGAGCCGtttgaaagaagtggaGTTCGAAGAAACGGTTGTCGACGAATCACAGAAACGGAACGACTATTACAGAGACATCAGAACAAGAATCGTCATGATATGGATGCTTTCGAATTTGATTTTCATCATGTCTATCACGCAAGTTTACAAGCCTGAGAACGTGAATAATGGATACCTGATCTTTATCCTGTGGTCTGTGGCCGCTTTGGCAGTCTTTAGATGCACTGGCTCAATGGCCTTTTTATCAATGAAGTACTTGCGCATGATTGTGAGCTATAAGAACAAGGCCGAGGGCAGCGGATCCTATGGCTTTCCTAAGTCGAACATCTTCCGCCGGACAGGCTAA
- the TDEL0D04010 gene encoding M20 family metallo-hydrolase, giving the protein MTSRTITDTSAVTLNIPAVAPLAIASGRLNSTILETGSQFGAAHRWGELPHEFGMRRLAGTDEDRQMRDWFIKECKSLGCKIKIDKIGNIFAVYPGKDKSGAPPTATGSHLDTQPEAGKYDGILGVLAGLEVLRTFKENDFTPNYDVCVVVWFNEEGARFARSCTGSSVWSHDLDLEEAYNLLSVGEDKPESVLESLSKIGYVGETPASYKENQIDAHFELHIEQGPILEDENKKIGIVTGVQSYHWARITVQGEGAHAGTTPWRLRKDAMLMSAKMIVAAADIAKSHQGLFTCGIIDAKPYSVNIIPGEVSFTIDIRHPDDAVEAVILQEVKDEFAKLLKDNTAGALSYQWDVLQISPAVKFNDTCVECVSRSAFAQFEKSQVRQIWSGAGHDSCQTAPHVPTSMIFIPSKDGLSHNYHEYSSAEEVEDGFKVLLQAIINYDNYRASKGH; this is encoded by the coding sequence ATGACTTCTCGTACCATCACAGACACATCAGCCGTTACTTTAAATATCCCGGCGGTGGCGCCATTGGCAATTGCTTCTGGCAGATTGAACTCTACCATTCTAGAGACGGGATCTCAGTTTGGAGCTGCTCATCGCTGGGGTGAGTTACCACATGAGTTTGGTATGAGAAGGTTGGCTGGTACTGATGAGGACCGTCAAATGAGGGATTGGTTCATCAAGGAATGCAAATCTTTGGGATGTAAGATCAAGATCGACAAGATTGGGAACATTTTTGCCGTTTATCCTGGTAAAGATAAGAGCGGGGCACCTCCAACTGCTACAGGCTCTCACTTGGATACACAACCAGAAGCCGGGAAGTATGACGGTATTCTTGGTGTGCTCGCAGGGCTGGAAGTGTTGCGGACTTTCAAGGAGAATGACTTTACTCCAAACTATGATGTTTGCGTAGTAGTCTGGTTTAACGAGGAAGGTGCAAGATTTGCTCGTTCTTGTACTGGCAGTAGTGTTTGGTCTCATGACttggatttggaagaagccTACAATCTGCTCTCTGTGGGTGAAGACAAACCAGAATCTGTTCTTGAGTCTTTAAGCAAGATAGGTTATGTCGGCGAGACACCTGCTTCTTATAAAGAGAATCAAATCGATGCTCATTTCGAATTGCACATCGAACAAGGACCAATACTCGAGgatgaaaacaagaagattggTATAGTCACCGGTGTTCAAAGCTATCACTGGGCTAGGATCACTGTTCAAGGTGAAGGTGCGCATGCTGGCACTACACCATGGAGACTAAGAAAAGATGCTATGCTTATGTCCGCGAAAATGATTGTAGCTGCTGCAGATATCGCTAAGTCTCACCAGGGACTTTTCACATGTGGTATCATCGACGCTAAGCCTTACTCTGTTAATATAATACCAGGAGAGGTATCCTTCACAATCGATATCAGACACCCAGATGATGCTGTAGAGGCTGtaattttgcaagaagttaaagatgaatttgcgaagttgttgaaagacAATACCGCTGGCGCTTTGTCTTACCAATGGGATGTGCTACAGATTTCCCCAGCCGTGAAGTTTAATGATACATGTGTCGAATGTGTCTCCAGATCTGCCTTTGCCCAGTTCGAAAAATCGCAAGTGAGACAAATATGGTCTGGTGCGGGACACGACTCTTGTCAAACCGCTCCTCACGTACCAACTTCAATGATCTTTATCCCTTCGAAAGATGGGCTGTCTCATAATTATCACGAATATTCCTCggcagaagaagttgaagatggGTTCAAAGTGCTATTGCAAGCCATTATCAACTATGATAATTACAGGGCTTCAAAAGGTCACTAG